Proteins found in one Amycolatopsis umgeniensis genomic segment:
- a CDS encoding styrene monooxygenase/indole monooxygenase family protein, which translates to MRRIVVVGAGQAGLVLALGLQRHGYAVTVVTDRDAETIRAGGLISNQCLFHPALTRERALGINFWDGDAPEILGASFGLAGDSPEPAIAWQARFDHPAQSVDQRVKVSDWLTAFAGRGGEVRLGKVTPDGLEEYAREFDLVLVAAGRGPQFDSLFPRDDARSPYREPQRTIGIMYLVSGRDEPLPVYPGLTFGLSQAGELFGLPVQSVRGPVFGLGFFGVPGGPMDVWDDVADVDEHFALAMALLRKQFPWVEESLADARPSGPLDVLRGRVLPIVRDPVGTLPSGAKVLAMGDAAVTNDPIAGQGANMASHAAAVYERRILDHGDRPFDEAFQRRTFAEYWEKAQHATRLSNDFLAPPPDHVLATLDAAQTAPEVARRFAHVFSDPADYAAWLTDEKVALDYLGSNGF; encoded by the coding sequence ATGCGCCGGATCGTGGTGGTCGGGGCCGGGCAAGCCGGTCTGGTCCTGGCTTTGGGTCTTCAACGGCACGGATACGCCGTCACCGTGGTCACCGACCGCGACGCCGAGACGATCCGTGCGGGCGGGCTCATCTCGAACCAGTGCTTGTTCCACCCCGCGTTGACGCGGGAACGCGCGCTGGGCATCAACTTCTGGGACGGCGATGCCCCGGAGATCCTCGGTGCGTCCTTCGGGCTCGCCGGGGACTCCCCGGAGCCCGCCATCGCGTGGCAGGCCCGGTTCGACCACCCCGCGCAGTCGGTCGACCAGCGGGTCAAGGTGTCCGACTGGCTGACCGCCTTCGCCGGCCGCGGCGGCGAGGTGCGGCTCGGCAAGGTGACACCCGACGGGCTGGAGGAGTACGCCCGCGAGTTCGATCTCGTCCTGGTCGCGGCCGGGCGAGGGCCGCAGTTCGACAGTCTCTTCCCGCGTGACGACGCGCGTTCCCCGTATCGCGAACCGCAGCGGACCATCGGGATCATGTACCTCGTCTCCGGCCGCGACGAGCCGCTGCCGGTGTATCCGGGTCTGACGTTCGGGCTTTCGCAAGCCGGTGAGCTGTTCGGGCTGCCGGTCCAGTCCGTGCGCGGACCCGTCTTCGGCCTCGGGTTCTTCGGCGTGCCCGGCGGCCCCATGGACGTCTGGGACGACGTCGCCGATGTCGACGAACATTTCGCGCTCGCGATGGCGTTGCTGCGCAAGCAGTTCCCGTGGGTCGAGGAGTCGCTCGCCGACGCCCGCCCGAGCGGGCCGCTGGACGTCCTGCGCGGCCGGGTCCTGCCGATCGTGCGCGATCCGGTCGGGACGCTGCCGTCGGGGGCGAAAGTGCTGGCGATGGGCGACGCGGCGGTGACGAACGACCCGATCGCCGGACAGGGCGCGAACATGGCGTCGCACGCGGCCGCGGTCTACGAACGGCGCATCCTCGACCACGGCGACCGTCCGTTCGACGAAGCGTTCCAGCGCCGTACTTTCGCCGAATACTGGGAAAAGGCACAGCACGCGACCCGGCTGAGCAACGATTTTCTCGCGCCGCCACCGGATCACGTGCTGGCCACCCTGGACGCCGCGCAAACGGCGCCCGAGGTGGCTCGCCGGTTCGCGCACGTCTTCTCCGACCCCGCCGACTACGCCGCTTGGCTGACCGACGAGAAGGTCGCGCTCGACTACCTCGGGTCGAACGGCTTCTGA
- a CDS encoding alpha/beta fold hydrolase has protein sequence MTTIRVRTAALITLTALATVTIAPVVSATPKGIDWGPCPAGSPPGYDCAELQVPLSYQDPGGPRITIALGRLPATDRKHKRGTLFTNPGGPGNPGRFSEFQTESLHRQFDIVGFDPRGVGASTPVRCFASEAETEPLKRVLGQFPITVEQETRHLADVREVAASCGRNAGPLLGHLSTTNVARDLDKLRQAAGEPHLRYYGLSYGTYLGEVYANLFPQRVGALALDAVDDPVAWSTGHRPDDANVPFSTRLGGFRDADRALQAFLDTCAADVRCAFREPGTDLRAKYDGILDRLEATPGALTYQEVIRRTHNALTDEANSPALAEFLQAATKSVTSKAIVTPFDSALGGGGTICADTTNPRDPAAWAKAAREADREGRGFGSYDTYLSLPCAFWPASDPARHTGPWNRPTAPILLLANGKGDPETPYAGAKRTERILGNARLLTLDAWGHGAANRSKCVDAALDAYLTYGRLPARGTVCAPDQKPFDPR, from the coding sequence GTGACCACCATCAGAGTCCGCACCGCCGCTTTGATCACCCTCACCGCACTCGCCACCGTCACGATCGCGCCCGTGGTCTCGGCCACTCCGAAGGGCATCGACTGGGGCCCCTGCCCCGCGGGATCACCGCCCGGCTACGACTGCGCCGAACTCCAGGTCCCGCTTTCGTACCAGGACCCGGGCGGCCCGCGGATCACCATCGCGCTCGGCCGTCTCCCCGCGACGGACCGGAAGCACAAACGCGGCACCCTCTTCACCAACCCCGGCGGCCCCGGGAATCCGGGTCGCTTCAGCGAGTTCCAGACCGAGTCGCTGCACCGGCAGTTCGACATCGTCGGTTTCGATCCGCGCGGCGTCGGCGCCAGCACACCGGTTCGCTGCTTCGCGAGCGAAGCGGAAACCGAGCCGCTCAAACGCGTGCTCGGCCAGTTCCCGATCACCGTCGAGCAGGAGACCCGCCATCTCGCCGACGTCCGCGAGGTCGCCGCCTCGTGCGGCCGCAACGCCGGGCCGCTGCTGGGTCACCTGTCGACCACGAACGTCGCCCGGGACCTCGACAAGCTGCGCCAGGCCGCAGGCGAGCCCCACCTGCGCTACTACGGTCTCTCGTACGGCACGTATCTCGGCGAGGTGTACGCCAACCTGTTCCCGCAGCGCGTCGGCGCCTTGGCCCTCGACGCCGTCGACGATCCGGTCGCCTGGTCCACCGGGCATCGTCCGGACGACGCGAACGTCCCGTTCAGCACCAGGCTCGGCGGCTTCCGGGACGCGGACCGCGCGCTGCAGGCGTTCCTCGACACGTGCGCGGCCGACGTCCGGTGCGCGTTCCGCGAGCCCGGGACGGATCTGCGGGCCAAGTACGACGGCATCCTCGACCGGCTCGAAGCCACACCGGGCGCGCTCACCTACCAGGAGGTCATCCGGCGCACCCACAACGCGCTGACGGACGAGGCCAACTCTCCCGCGCTGGCGGAATTCCTTCAGGCCGCGACGAAATCAGTGACCTCGAAGGCCATCGTGACACCGTTCGACTCCGCGCTGGGCGGCGGCGGGACGATCTGCGCGGACACCACGAACCCGCGTGACCCGGCGGCGTGGGCGAAAGCCGCCCGCGAGGCCGATCGCGAAGGCCGTGGTTTCGGTTCGTACGACACGTACCTCTCGCTGCCGTGCGCCTTCTGGCCCGCCTCCGACCCGGCACGCCACACCGGCCCCTGGAACCGGCCGACCGCGCCGATCCTGTTGCTGGCCAACGGCAAGGGCGATCCGGAAACGCCGTACGCGGGGGCGAAACGGACCGAACGCATCCTCGGGAACGCCCGGCTCCTGACGCTGGACGCCTGGGGGCACGGTGCGGCGAACCGCAGCAAATGTGTCGACGCGGCCCTCGACGCCTACCTGACCTACGGCCGTCTCCCGGCGCGCGGCACCGTCTGCGCTCCGGATCAGAAGCCGTTCGACCCGAGGTAG
- a CDS encoding FAD-dependent monooxygenase, which translates to MTDVDVIIVGAGPTGLMLAAELRLAGVRPLVLERRPEQGTTPKAHGLSGQILDLLGYRGLLDRVRGLATDPVPPHRFPFGGVHVDLTRFDEPPLKALSVRQQLLERLLEEHALELGAKVRRGHEVIGLSQDGAAVTARVRGPEGEYEITAPYLVGCDGGRSPVRTLAGIGFPGTTYPEVNRIGQVKIPDGLTVHDNGDIETPGLGRIKAGYTRTDNGVFALGSLTPGIVFIQTTEEDLGEVDDDMPMTLTELGDSIRRVLGGDVPLGEPVRLSRYQFSSRQAERYREGRVLLAGDAAHLLPSTGTAINVGMSDSVNLAWKLAAEIQGRAPEGLLDSYHTERHAAGARALLQSQAQVALRRGHDEAAEALRTVFQELLGDEQPARRLAEHLAGTDLRHPMPGSGHALAGTFVPDLALETDQGATSVGELLRQARPVLLDLADRPELRALAQGLVDVQVAKAEDRPADVLLIRPDGYVAWAGDTDTDGLREALATWFGA; encoded by the coding sequence TTGACCGACGTCGACGTGATCATCGTGGGTGCCGGCCCGACCGGTCTGATGCTGGCCGCGGAGCTGCGGCTGGCCGGGGTGCGCCCGCTGGTCCTGGAACGGCGGCCGGAACAGGGGACGACACCGAAGGCCCACGGCCTCAGCGGGCAGATCCTGGACCTGCTGGGATACCGCGGCCTGCTGGACCGGGTGCGGGGGCTCGCCACCGACCCCGTCCCGCCCCACAGGTTCCCTTTCGGCGGTGTGCACGTCGACCTCACACGGTTCGACGAGCCTCCGCTGAAGGCGCTTTCGGTGCGTCAGCAGCTGTTGGAGCGGCTGTTGGAGGAACACGCCCTCGAACTCGGCGCGAAGGTGCGCCGCGGGCACGAGGTCATCGGGCTGTCCCAGGACGGCGCCGCCGTGACGGCCCGGGTCCGCGGACCCGAGGGGGAGTACGAGATCACCGCCCCGTACCTGGTGGGATGCGACGGCGGCCGCAGCCCCGTCCGCACGCTCGCCGGGATCGGGTTCCCCGGGACCACCTATCCCGAGGTCAACCGGATCGGGCAGGTCAAGATCCCCGACGGGCTGACGGTGCACGACAACGGCGACATCGAGACGCCGGGGCTGGGCCGGATCAAGGCGGGCTACACCCGCACCGACAACGGGGTGTTCGCGCTCGGCTCGCTGACGCCGGGGATCGTGTTCATCCAGACCACCGAGGAGGATCTCGGCGAGGTCGACGACGACATGCCGATGACGCTCACCGAACTCGGCGACAGCATCCGCCGCGTGCTCGGCGGGGACGTCCCGCTGGGCGAGCCTGTCCGGCTCTCGCGCTACCAGTTCTCCTCCCGCCAGGCGGAGCGCTACCGCGAGGGAAGGGTCCTGCTGGCGGGCGATGCGGCCCACCTGCTGCCGTCGACGGGTACGGCGATCAACGTCGGCATGTCCGACTCGGTCAACCTCGCCTGGAAGCTCGCCGCCGAGATCCAGGGCCGGGCGCCGGAAGGGCTGCTGGACAGCTATCACACGGAACGGCACGCCGCCGGTGCCCGCGCGCTGCTGCAGTCCCAGGCGCAGGTCGCGCTGCGGCGCGGGCACGACGAGGCCGCCGAGGCACTCCGGACGGTCTTCCAGGAACTGCTGGGCGACGAGCAACCCGCGCGAAGGCTGGCCGAGCATCTCGCCGGGACCGACCTGCGCCACCCGATGCCCGGCTCCGGGCACGCGCTCGCCGGCACGTTCGTCCCGGATCTCGCGCTGGAGACCGACCAGGGCGCGACCAGCGTCGGGGAGTTGCTGCGTCAGGCGCGGCCGGTGCTGCTCGACCTCGCGGACCGTCCCGAACTGCGTGCACTCGCGCAGGGGCTCGTGGACGTCCAGGTCGCGAAGGCCGAGGACAGGCCCGCCGACGTCCTCCTGATCCGCCCGGACGGCTACGTCGCCTGGGCGGGGGACACCGACACCGACGGCCTGCGGGAGGCCCTCGCCACCTGGTTCGGCGCCTGA
- a CDS encoding TIGR03842 family LLM class F420-dependent oxidoreductase: protein MDFGIVLQTDPPARDLVRLMKAAEDQGFRYGWTFDSCVLWQEPFVIYSQILAATSSMIVGPMVTSPATRDWSVMASTFATLNDMYGNRTVCGIGRGDSAHRVVGMAPSTLATVRDCMHVVKELAEGREVLLRDKPVQIPWIRNGRLEMWMAGYGPKALKTVGEHADGFILQCADPAIARWTIGAVREAARAAGRDPGGITICLAAPAYVGDDLAHQREQLRWFGGMVGNHVADLVARYGDSGPVPRELTDYIREREGYDYSHHGRAGNPSTDFVPDEIVDRFCLLGPSSAHIEKLEELASLGVDQFSLYLMHDQREETLKRYGSEVIGR, encoded by the coding sequence GTGGATTTCGGGATAGTTCTGCAGACCGACCCGCCCGCACGCGATCTGGTGCGGCTGATGAAGGCCGCCGAAGACCAGGGTTTCCGCTACGGCTGGACGTTCGACTCGTGCGTGCTGTGGCAGGAACCGTTCGTCATCTACTCGCAGATCCTCGCGGCGACATCGTCGATGATCGTGGGCCCGATGGTGACCAGCCCGGCCACGCGGGACTGGTCGGTGATGGCGTCGACGTTCGCCACGCTCAACGACATGTACGGCAACCGGACCGTCTGCGGGATCGGCCGGGGCGATTCGGCGCACCGGGTCGTCGGCATGGCACCGTCCACTTTGGCCACCGTGCGCGACTGCATGCACGTGGTCAAGGAGCTGGCCGAAGGCCGGGAGGTCCTGTTGCGGGACAAACCGGTCCAGATCCCCTGGATCCGCAACGGCAGGCTCGAGATGTGGATGGCCGGATACGGGCCGAAGGCGCTGAAGACGGTCGGTGAACACGCCGACGGTTTCATCCTCCAGTGCGCCGATCCCGCGATCGCCCGGTGGACCATCGGCGCGGTCCGCGAGGCGGCCCGTGCGGCGGGACGGGATCCGGGCGGGATCACGATCTGCCTCGCCGCCCCGGCGTACGTCGGGGACGATCTGGCGCACCAGCGGGAACAGCTGCGCTGGTTCGGCGGGATGGTCGGCAACCACGTCGCGGATCTCGTGGCGCGCTACGGCGATTCCGGGCCGGTGCCGCGCGAACTGACCGATTACATCCGCGAGCGGGAGGGCTACGACTACTCGCACCACGGGCGGGCGGGGAATCCCTCGACCGACTTCGTACCGGACGAGATCGTGGACCGCTTCTGCCTGCTCGGGCCGTCTTCGGCGCATATCGAAAAGCTGGAGGAGCTGGCTTCGCTCGGAGTCGACCAGTTCTCGCTGTACCTCATGCACGATCAGCGGGAAGAAACCCTGAAGCGCTACGGCTCGGAGGTCATCGGCCGCTGA
- the hydA gene encoding dihydropyrimidinase, which produces MTTLISGGQVLSTAGASAADVLVDGETIVAVGSPGTLGPADETIDATGKYVLPGGIDAHTHMEMPFGGTHSVDSFGTGTTAAAWGGTTTIIDFAVQAKGTSLLSTMDKWHEKADGNCAIDYGFHMIVSDVNDSSLKEMQACVDGGVGSFKMFMAYPGVFYSTDGEILLAMQKAREIGATIMMHAENGIAIDQLAAQAFAAGKIDPVQHGLTRPPELEGEATSRAIQLAKVTGAPLYIVHLSASQALAAVAEARNDGQNVFAETCPQYLYLSIEDLAKPDFEGSKYVASPPLREKSHQADLWRGLRTNDLSVVSTDHCPFCFKDQKELGRGDFRAIPNGIPGVEHRMDLLHQGVVAGELTLGRWVETCSTTPARMFGLYPRKGVIAAGSDADIVIYDPSAKQTLSVETHHMNVDYSAYEGLEITGKVETVLSRGRVVVSPSGFSGSTTHGKFLSRDLNQYLN; this is translated from the coding sequence ATGACCACCCTCATCAGCGGCGGGCAGGTACTCAGCACCGCGGGCGCGTCGGCGGCGGACGTCCTCGTCGACGGCGAGACGATCGTGGCGGTCGGCTCCCCCGGCACGCTCGGTCCGGCCGACGAGACCATCGACGCCACCGGGAAGTACGTGCTGCCCGGCGGGATCGACGCGCACACCCATATGGAGATGCCTTTCGGCGGAACGCATTCCGTCGACTCGTTCGGCACCGGGACGACGGCGGCGGCGTGGGGCGGGACGACCACGATCATCGACTTCGCCGTCCAGGCCAAGGGCACCTCGCTGCTGTCCACCATGGACAAATGGCATGAGAAGGCCGACGGCAACTGCGCCATCGACTACGGCTTCCACATGATCGTCTCCGACGTCAACGATTCGTCGCTGAAGGAGATGCAGGCCTGTGTCGACGGCGGTGTCGGCAGCTTCAAGATGTTCATGGCGTATCCGGGGGTCTTCTACTCCACGGACGGCGAGATCCTGCTGGCCATGCAGAAGGCGCGCGAGATCGGCGCGACGATCATGATGCACGCGGAGAACGGCATCGCGATCGACCAGCTGGCCGCGCAGGCTTTCGCCGCCGGGAAGATCGACCCGGTGCAGCACGGGCTCACCCGGCCGCCGGAACTGGAGGGCGAGGCGACCTCGCGCGCGATCCAGCTGGCCAAGGTGACCGGGGCGCCACTGTACATCGTGCACCTTTCGGCGTCGCAGGCGCTGGCGGCGGTCGCGGAGGCGCGCAACGACGGCCAGAACGTCTTCGCGGAGACTTGTCCTCAGTACCTCTATCTGTCCATAGAGGACTTGGCGAAGCCGGATTTCGAGGGCTCGAAGTACGTCGCTTCTCCCCCGCTGCGCGAGAAGTCGCATCAAGCGGATCTGTGGCGAGGGCTGCGGACCAACGACCTCTCGGTGGTATCGACGGATCACTGTCCCTTCTGTTTCAAGGACCAGAAGGAACTCGGCCGCGGCGACTTCCGCGCGATCCCCAACGGGATCCCCGGCGTCGAGCACCGGATGGACCTGCTGCACCAGGGTGTCGTGGCGGGCGAGCTCACCCTCGGCCGCTGGGTCGAGACCTGCTCGACCACCCCGGCGCGGATGTTCGGGCTGTACCCGCGCAAGGGTGTCATCGCGGCGGGTTCGGACGCGGACATCGTCATCTACGACCCGTCGGCGAAGCAGACCTTGTCGGTCGAGACGCATCACATGAACGTGGACTACTCGGCCTATGAAGGACTGGAGATCACCGGGAAGGTCGAGACGGTGCTTTCACGCGGCCGTGTGGTGGTGTCGCCGTCCGGGTTCTCGGGCAGTACGACGCACGGGAAGTTCCTCTCGCGCGACCTGAACCAGTACCTGAACTGA
- a CDS encoding nitrilase-related carbon-nitrogen hydrolase — MSDLVRAGLIQQRWTGDKESMIAGAVEAIGKAASQGAQVICLQELFYGPYFCQVQDTDYYSYTEGIPDGPTTKLMQEVAERHGVVLVVPMYEVEQPGVYYNTAAVIDADGTYLGKHRKNHIPQVKGFWEKFYFRPGNMGYPVFDTAVGRIGVYICYERHFPEGWRALGLAGAKIVFNPSATSRGLSEYLWRLEQPAAAVANEYFVGTINRVGVEPLGDNDFYGQSYFADPRGQLIGEAASDTEEEIVIRDLDMAQLAEVRDLWAFYRDRRPDSYGPLAEA; from the coding sequence GTGAGCGACCTGGTCCGAGCCGGATTGATCCAGCAACGGTGGACGGGTGACAAGGAGTCGATGATCGCGGGGGCGGTCGAAGCCATCGGCAAGGCCGCTTCGCAGGGCGCACAGGTCATCTGCCTGCAGGAGTTGTTCTACGGCCCGTATTTCTGCCAGGTGCAGGACACCGACTACTACTCCTACACCGAGGGCATCCCCGACGGGCCGACGACGAAGCTCATGCAGGAGGTGGCCGAACGCCACGGCGTCGTCCTCGTCGTCCCGATGTACGAGGTCGAACAGCCCGGCGTCTATTACAACACCGCCGCGGTGATCGACGCCGACGGCACCTACCTCGGCAAGCACCGCAAGAACCACATCCCGCAGGTGAAGGGCTTCTGGGAGAAGTTCTACTTCCGGCCCGGGAACATGGGCTATCCGGTGTTCGACACCGCCGTCGGCCGCATCGGCGTCTACATCTGTTACGAGCGGCACTTCCCGGAGGGCTGGCGCGCGCTGGGCCTGGCGGGGGCGAAGATCGTGTTCAACCCATCGGCGACCAGCCGCGGCCTGTCGGAGTACCTGTGGCGGCTGGAGCAGCCCGCGGCCGCCGTCGCGAACGAGTACTTCGTCGGCACGATCAACCGCGTCGGCGTGGAACCCTTGGGCGACAACGACTTCTATGGCCAGTCGTATTTCGCGGACCCGCGTGGCCAGCTGATCGGCGAAGCGGCTTCGGACACCGAGGAGGAGATCGTCATCCGCGATCTCGACATGGCGCAACTCGCCGAGGTGCGGGACCTGTGGGCCTTCTACCGAGACCGGCGTCCCGACAGCTACGGACCCCTCGCGGAGGCGTGA
- a CDS encoding NCS1 family nucleobase:cation symporter-1: MEPTARGTQHVHPDGRVELGEVESLKDSRFYNEELAPVPVEKRTWTTYNYFALWMGMAHNIPSYALAASLIALGMDWLQALMTITIGNLIVLAPMLLNSHAGTKYGIPFPVFARAFFGMRGANLAALLRAFIACGWFGIQTWVGGEAVYIIVGRLAGSGWKDSTVVLGQHWTLWLSFGLFWLFQMLIIWRGMEAVRRFENWTAPLVSVGFLILLGYVLVKAGGLGPILSEPGKLGWGPDFWKVFAPSLMAMIAFWSTLSLNMPDFTRFGGSQGKQVRGQILGLPTTMTFIAIVAILTTSGGSVLYGEQIWDPAKLADRFDSPIVVVVALIALVLATVSANLAANVVSPSYDFSNAFPKKITFAVGGLITGIIGIVIQPWRLYSDPNIYIFAWLGFYGGLLGAVAGVLVAGYWVVKRTRLDLRDLYTERGVYWFKGGWNWRALVATLVGAVLSVGGAYGGPFPADGLIPFLKPLYDYNWVVGLAGAFIVYLLLALPEHKRTAYTEEEASERPGPSRIDPATVDG; the protein is encoded by the coding sequence ATGGAGCCGACGGCACGCGGAACGCAGCACGTGCACCCTGATGGCCGGGTCGAACTCGGCGAGGTCGAGTCCTTGAAGGACAGCCGCTTCTACAACGAGGAACTCGCCCCCGTCCCGGTCGAAAAACGGACCTGGACCACCTACAACTACTTCGCGCTGTGGATGGGGATGGCGCACAACATCCCCTCGTACGCGCTCGCCGCGTCCTTGATCGCGCTCGGCATGGACTGGCTCCAGGCGCTGATGACCATCACCATCGGCAACCTGATCGTGCTCGCCCCGATGCTGCTCAACAGCCACGCCGGGACGAAGTACGGCATCCCGTTCCCCGTGTTCGCCCGCGCCTTCTTCGGCATGCGCGGCGCGAACCTCGCGGCGTTGCTGCGGGCGTTCATCGCGTGCGGCTGGTTCGGCATCCAGACCTGGGTCGGCGGCGAGGCCGTCTACATCATCGTCGGGCGGCTGGCGGGCTCCGGCTGGAAGGACTCCACCGTCGTCCTCGGCCAGCACTGGACGCTGTGGCTGTCCTTCGGGTTGTTCTGGCTGTTCCAGATGCTCATCATCTGGCGCGGCATGGAGGCCGTCCGCCGCTTCGAGAACTGGACGGCTCCGCTGGTCTCGGTCGGCTTCCTGATCCTGCTGGGCTACGTGCTGGTCAAGGCGGGCGGACTCGGCCCGATCCTGTCCGAACCCGGGAAACTGGGCTGGGGCCCGGACTTCTGGAAGGTGTTCGCGCCGTCGCTGATGGCGATGATCGCGTTCTGGTCGACGCTTTCGCTCAACATGCCGGACTTCACCCGCTTCGGCGGCAGCCAGGGCAAGCAGGTCCGCGGGCAGATCCTCGGCCTGCCGACCACGATGACCTTCATCGCGATCGTGGCCATCCTGACCACGTCGGGCGGCAGCGTCCTCTACGGCGAACAGATCTGGGACCCGGCGAAACTGGCGGACCGGTTCGACTCCCCGATCGTGGTGGTGGTCGCGCTGATCGCGCTGGTGCTGGCGACCGTTTCGGCGAACCTCGCGGCCAACGTGGTCAGCCCGTCCTACGACTTCTCCAACGCGTTCCCGAAGAAGATCACGTTCGCCGTCGGCGGGCTGATCACCGGGATCATCGGCATCGTCATCCAGCCGTGGCGGCTCTACTCCGACCCGAACATCTACATCTTCGCGTGGCTCGGCTTCTACGGCGGCCTGCTCGGCGCGGTCGCCGGGGTGCTCGTCGCCGGCTACTGGGTGGTCAAGCGCACGCGTCTCGACCTGCGGGACCTCTACACCGAACGCGGCGTCTACTGGTTCAAGGGCGGCTGGAACTGGCGCGCGCTGGTCGCGACGCTGGTCGGCGCCGTGCTCTCGGTCGGCGGCGCGTACGGCGGACCGTTCCCCGCCGACGGGCTGATCCCGTTCCTGAAACCGCTCTACGACTACAACTGGGTCGTCGGACTGGCAGGCGCGTTCATCGTCTACCTGCTGCTGGCCCTGCCCGAGCACAAGCGCACCGCCTACACAGAGGAGGAAGCAAGTGAGCGACCTGGTCCGAGCCGGATTGATCCAGCAACGGTGGACGGGTGA
- a CDS encoding response regulator: MLVVEDDVTIAESIAARLRAEGFTVDLAHDGPSGVETDAAREPDLVVLDVMLPGFDGLEVCRRIQARRPVPVLMLTARSDETDMLIGLGVGADDYLTKPFSMRVLSARVHALLRRVERSARTDVSETGTKIVLGDLEIDVEQRRVTRAGTPAQLTPIEFDLLVHFAKRPRAVQPRERLLSEVWDWDVAGTGSGTRAVDSHIKALRRKLGADLIRTVHGVGYALEVGA, encoded by the coding sequence GTGCTGGTCGTCGAGGACGACGTGACGATCGCCGAAAGCATCGCCGCGCGCCTGCGGGCCGAGGGTTTCACCGTCGATCTGGCGCACGACGGCCCTTCCGGAGTCGAGACGGACGCCGCGCGTGAGCCGGATCTGGTGGTGCTCGACGTGATGCTGCCCGGGTTCGACGGGCTCGAGGTCTGCCGCCGGATCCAGGCCCGCCGTCCGGTCCCGGTGCTCATGCTGACCGCCCGTTCGGACGAGACGGACATGCTGATCGGCCTCGGCGTCGGCGCGGACGACTACCTCACCAAACCGTTCTCCATGCGCGTGCTCTCGGCGAGGGTGCACGCGTTGCTGCGCCGCGTCGAACGATCGGCGCGGACCGACGTGAGCGAGACGGGCACGAAGATCGTGCTCGGCGACCTCGAAATCGACGTCGAACAGCGGCGGGTCACGCGGGCGGGCACCCCGGCCCAGCTGACGCCGATCGAGTTCGACCTCCTCGTCCACTTCGCGAAACGTCCGAGGGCGGTGCAGCCGAGGGAACGGCTGCTGAGCGAGGTGTGGGACTGGGACGTCGCGGGCACCGGTTCGGGCACTCGCGCTGTCGACAGTCACATCAAGGCGCTGCGCCGCAAACTGGGCGCGGACCTCATCCGCACCGTGCACGGTGTCGGATACGCGCTGGAGGTGGGTGCGTGA
- a CDS encoding ATP-binding protein — MKFRPLLGRIVDALPRPLDPVRSIKLKLAILLVSSGGIAFAFFNWQIGWLPPKTTMAAMVLAVVTSQILAHGMTRPLREMTVAARAMAKGDYTRRVRATARDEVGELAHAFNQMAADLDASDQRRRELIANVSHELRTPITALNGVLENLVDGVAEADPATLKTALQQTERLGRLVSELLDLSRIDAGAFPLQLEEFDLELLLDEVAAEAGVTSAATGRGVRFAVDVQPPGAVAVADRGRLYQVVVNLLDNAVRHGPAGGEVRVRAEAREADVVIEVEDEGPGIPPGERDSVFERFTRGERAGGGGTGLGLAIARWVVDLHDGSIAVVAPERRPGCVIRVVIPVP, encoded by the coding sequence GTGAAGTTTCGCCCGTTGCTCGGCCGGATCGTCGACGCGCTGCCGAGACCGCTCGACCCGGTCCGCTCCATCAAGCTCAAGCTCGCGATCCTGCTGGTGTCCTCGGGCGGTATCGCGTTCGCCTTCTTCAACTGGCAGATCGGCTGGCTGCCGCCGAAGACCACCATGGCCGCGATGGTGCTCGCGGTGGTCACTTCGCAGATCCTGGCGCACGGGATGACCAGGCCGCTGCGGGAGATGACCGTCGCCGCCCGCGCGATGGCCAAGGGCGACTACACGCGGCGGGTCCGGGCGACCGCCCGCGACGAGGTGGGCGAGCTCGCCCACGCCTTCAACCAGATGGCCGCCGATCTCGACGCCTCGGATCAACGACGGCGCGAACTGATCGCGAACGTCTCCCACGAACTCCGCACGCCGATCACCGCGCTGAACGGGGTGCTGGAGAACCTGGTCGACGGGGTCGCCGAAGCCGATCCGGCGACGCTGAAGACCGCGCTGCAGCAGACCGAACGGCTCGGCAGGCTGGTTTCGGAACTGCTCGACCTCTCACGGATCGACGCCGGCGCGTTCCCGTTGCAACTGGAGGAGTTCGATCTCGAACTGCTGCTGGACGAGGTCGCCGCCGAAGCCGGGGTGACCTCCGCCGCGACCGGCCGCGGCGTGCGGTTCGCCGTCGACGTCCAGCCGCCCGGCGCGGTGGCCGTCGCCGACCGCGGCAGGCTCTACCAGGTCGTGGTCAATCTGCTCGACAACGCCGTCCGGCACGGGCCCGCCGGGGGAGAGGTCCGCGTGCGGGCGGAGGCCCGTGAGGCCGACGTCGTCATCGAGGTCGAAGACGAAGGCCCCGGGATCCCGCCGGGGGAGCGGGACAGCGTGTTCGAACGGTTCACCCGCGGCGAGCGGGCGGGCGGCGGAGGCACCGGCCTCGGGCTCGCGATCGCCCGGTGGGTGGTCGACCTCCACGACGGCAGCATCGCCGTCGTCGCCCCCGAGCGGCGGCCGGGCTGCGTCATCCGCGTCGTGATCCCGGTTCCTTAG